In a single window of the Paenibacillus sp. MMS20-IR301 genome:
- a CDS encoding PIN domain-containing protein, with product MKKQLTFSLTLSVIGLLMICYSVFAGNDRFQDMHNLSSAKTAAYIRIFISLAAFSLLLYSLSLFSARIRELQRSKSFTQVKQALSAQLSQGIAFGIDTSMLMQFPDELFEALKNESILISHEVQNEVNGQKYSLDKTVSLSARHASRAVEAAQRNGQRITILPPPELDTIKEFRLNDTTDNRIVAAYLKYDKETCSTCLVSNDRGVRLIAGNTGLTVLEVTETSSVKRIPLWNR from the coding sequence ATGAAAAAACAGCTTACATTTAGCCTTACATTATCCGTCATAGGGCTACTTATGATCTGTTATTCCGTCTTTGCGGGCAATGATAGATTTCAGGACATGCATAACCTGAGCAGCGCGAAGACTGCAGCATACATAAGGATCTTCATTTCACTAGCGGCATTTTCACTCTTGCTCTATTCTCTTTCGCTGTTCTCTGCCCGTATCCGGGAATTGCAGCGCAGCAAGTCGTTTACACAGGTTAAGCAAGCCCTTTCAGCACAACTCAGCCAAGGCATTGCTTTTGGAATAGATACAAGTATGTTAATGCAGTTTCCGGACGAACTCTTTGAGGCGCTAAAGAATGAATCTATCCTGATCAGCCATGAGGTTCAGAATGAAGTGAACGGGCAGAAATACAGCCTGGACAAAACCGTGTCTTTGAGTGCCCGGCATGCATCGAGAGCTGTGGAAGCAGCGCAGAGGAACGGCCAACGGATTACAATCCTGCCCCCTCCTGAGCTGGACACGATTAAGGAGTTTAGACTTAATGATACTACGGATAACCGGATTGTCGCTGCTTACTTGAAATATGATAAAGAAACCTGCAGCACCTGCCTCGTATCCAATGACCGTGGTGTCAGGCTTATTGCCGGTAATACAGGCCTTACGGTCCTTGAAGTTACTGAGACTTCCTCTGTCAAAAGAATTCCGCTTTGGAACAGGTAG
- a CDS encoding SagB/ThcOx family dehydrogenase: MTRYEQQRAFLKSNFHEFKHIKTDKIKGLPQPPVVKPFDPESRLIDLPKVSREVVGHADIYDCIDQRRSTRFYSAEALSLDELSYLLWATQGITGMSKNGLTLRTVPCSGATHTFETYLLIMRVEGVDQGIYRYLPAEHKLLFMFELDQLEQKVDAITLDQPFVPNFAKKASVMFAWSTTPYRSEWKYDISAHKKILIDAGHVCQNLYLASESIGAGACAVGIYDQKLIDEILELDGEEEFVIYMGAVGKKRE; the protein is encoded by the coding sequence ATGACCAGGTATGAACAGCAAAGAGCGTTTCTGAAATCCAATTTCCATGAATTCAAACATATCAAAACAGATAAGATCAAGGGCCTTCCCCAGCCGCCGGTGGTTAAGCCCTTTGATCCGGAGTCAAGGCTGATTGATCTGCCGAAGGTCAGCAGGGAGGTTGTGGGTCATGCGGATATTTATGATTGTATTGACCAGAGAAGAAGTACGAGGTTCTATTCTGCAGAAGCATTAAGCCTGGACGAGCTGTCGTATTTATTGTGGGCGACCCAAGGGATTACCGGAATGAGCAAGAACGGGCTTACCCTGCGGACGGTACCTTGCAGCGGAGCGACTCACACCTTCGAGACTTACCTGCTGATTATGCGGGTAGAAGGCGTAGATCAAGGCATCTACAGATACCTCCCGGCAGAGCATAAGCTTTTATTCATGTTTGAACTGGATCAGCTCGAACAGAAGGTGGATGCGATTACGCTGGATCAGCCCTTCGTCCCTAACTTTGCCAAGAAGGCTTCGGTGATGTTTGCCTGGAGTACCACGCCGTACCGTTCCGAATGGAAATATGATATTTCAGCCCATAAGAAGATCCTTATCGATGCCGGGCATGTCTGCCAGAACCTCTACTTAGCCAGTGAATCCATCGGTGCCGGCGCCTGTGCTGTCGGGATCTATGATCAAAAGCTGATCGATGAGATTCTGGAGCTGGACGGCGAGGAGGAATTTGTGATTTATATGGGTGCGGTGGGGAAGAAGCGGGAATAG
- a CDS encoding MarR family transcriptional regulator, with protein sequence METRDVISLISKIREKVNRFIVQEMEKQGVEGIGTSHGDIIYALLQKPKMTMADIARRIHKDKSTVTPLVNKLAGLGIVTKERDKEDTRFVYVTLTAKGRELEGVFEVVSAEMLGQFYRNVSEEEQEILLQILLKINNNF encoded by the coding sequence ATGGAAACTAGAGATGTAATATCACTGATCTCGAAGATCAGGGAGAAGGTTAACCGGTTCATTGTCCAGGAGATGGAGAAGCAGGGGGTAGAAGGGATCGGCACCTCGCACGGGGATATTATCTATGCGCTGCTGCAGAAGCCGAAGATGACTATGGCGGATATTGCCCGCCGGATTCATAAGGATAAATCGACAGTTACACCGCTGGTCAACAAGCTGGCCGGGCTGGGCATAGTGACGAAGGAAAGGGATAAGGAGGACACAAGGTTTGTGTATGTGACTCTGACTGCTAAGGGGCGTGAGCTGGAAGGTGTTTTTGAAGTGGTCTCGGCTGAAATGCTGGGGCAGTTTTACCGCAATGTCTCCGAAGAGGAGCAGGAAATACTGCTGCAGATTTTGCTGAAAATCAATAACAACTTCTAA
- a CDS encoding alpha/beta fold hydrolase, whose product MRDYTKELPQHTEKYVGEHDLFLEIYAGANIRDDAGNRPPLLFVHGAYTGSWMWSKYIPHYVNAGWTCYVMNLRSHYRSRVLDMSVITFEDYLHDIREIIAECGTPPVLIGFSMGGILGQKLAETAELAGLVLIDSSLSKEVHELMPYQDIIPAVPGLIVPAPARKELASIDESAEDIAFQRKYLSMESAKAFSAFSFHFGAAGISVDSRRIACPGLVIHAVNSEEDDRRGRVNAGYFAAEYKGLWNTTHTGLLVGQRYLEPAETVLNWLAAKLL is encoded by the coding sequence ATGAGAGATTACACGAAAGAGCTTCCGCAGCATACAGAGAAGTATGTCGGTGAGCACGATTTGTTCCTGGAGATATATGCAGGAGCGAATATCCGGGACGATGCCGGCAACAGGCCACCGTTGCTATTCGTGCATGGTGCCTATACCGGAAGCTGGATGTGGAGCAAATACATTCCCCATTATGTCAATGCCGGGTGGACCTGTTATGTCATGAATCTGCGGAGCCATTACAGAAGCAGGGTGCTGGATATGAGTGTGATTACTTTTGAGGACTATCTGCACGATATCAGGGAGATTATTGCCGAATGCGGCACTCCACCCGTGCTGATCGGGTTCAGTATGGGCGGGATCTTAGGCCAAAAGCTGGCGGAAACGGCAGAGCTGGCCGGACTGGTGCTGATTGATTCAAGTCTCAGTAAGGAGGTCCATGAGCTTATGCCTTATCAGGATATCATCCCGGCAGTACCCGGCCTCATTGTACCTGCTCCGGCTCGTAAAGAGCTTGCGAGCATCGATGAATCGGCAGAGGACATAGCTTTTCAAAGGAAATACTTAAGTATGGAGTCCGCCAAAGCGTTTAGCGCATTCTCCTTCCACTTTGGTGCAGCAGGAATTTCTGTAGACAGCCGCCGCATTGCATGCCCCGGCCTGGTTATTCACGCAGTAAACAGCGAAGAGGATGACCGCCGGGGCAGAGTGAATGCCGGCTATTTCGCTGCAGAATATAAAGGTCTGTGGAACACCACTCATACCGGCCTGCTTGTAGGACAGCGGTATCTGGAACCGGCTGAGACGGTTTTGAACTGGCTGGCTGCGAAATTACTTTAG
- a CDS encoding DMT family transporter → MKTKSKTAVTWAILAAALYAISTPVSKELLHEIPGVMMAALLYLGAGIGMSVLGWFRSRQGTVKQERRLTREELPFTVGMVVLDIAAPIFLMIGLTVTTPATVSLLNNFEIVATSLIALLLFKESVHSRLWIAIGLITVASVILSVEDIGSITLSWGSVLVLLAAVCWGLENNLTSKLSAKDPLQVVVIKGFGSGLGSLFIAIMLGETTTHIGYIAIALLLGFVAYGLSIYFYVYAQRYLGAAKTSAYYAISPFIGVLLSLIMFTEIPAFSFIVALIIMIAGTYFASTDRRST, encoded by the coding sequence TTGAAGACCAAATCCAAAACTGCGGTAACGTGGGCGATTCTTGCGGCTGCTCTGTATGCAATCAGCACGCCGGTGTCCAAAGAGCTTTTGCATGAAATTCCGGGAGTGATGATGGCTGCGCTGCTGTATCTGGGGGCGGGAATCGGAATGTCGGTGCTCGGATGGTTTCGTTCCAGACAGGGGACCGTGAAGCAGGAAAGGCGGCTGACCAGAGAGGAGCTGCCTTTTACAGTGGGGATGGTTGTGCTCGACATTGCCGCGCCGATTTTCCTCATGATTGGATTGACAGTGACTACGCCGGCCACAGTCTCACTCTTGAATAATTTTGAGATTGTGGCCACCTCGCTGATTGCCCTGCTGTTATTCAAGGAATCGGTTCATTCCAGGTTGTGGATCGCCATCGGCCTCATTACGGTTGCCAGTGTAATTCTTTCAGTTGAAGACATCGGCAGTATCACCTTGTCCTGGGGCTCGGTCCTGGTGCTGCTTGCTGCCGTCTGCTGGGGCCTTGAGAATAATCTGACCTCTAAGCTCTCCGCTAAAGATCCGTTGCAGGTTGTAGTCATCAAAGGTTTCGGCTCCGGGCTGGGGTCACTATTCATCGCCATCATGCTTGGTGAGACTACAACACATATCGGTTACATCGCCATCGCTCTATTGCTGGGATTTGTAGCGTACGGGCTGAGTATCTATTTCTACGTATATGCGCAGCGGTATCTGGGGGCGGCGAAGACGAGTGCCTACTATGCCATCTCTCCTTTTATAGGCGTACTGCTGTCGCTGATTATGTTTACAGAAATACCGGCATTCTCCTTTATTGTTGCGCTGATTATTATGATTGCCGGCACCTATTTCGCCTCCACGGACCGCAGGAGTACTTAA
- a CDS encoding histidine kinase, with protein MSDIILQQILTELQGMKSEITDLKSDVQIIHTELSEVKSELSSVKSELGEVKSDLGTVKSELGEVKSDLSSVKSELGEVKSDLSTMKADIESIKEDTKLIPLIQQAVFEVNTEVITTRDTLERIDKTLSGHDATLDMLARRSIDQEAALKRIK; from the coding sequence ATGAGCGACATTATTCTCCAGCAGATTCTGACAGAACTACAAGGCATGAAGTCCGAAATCACCGATTTGAAGTCAGATGTACAAATTATCCATACAGAGCTGAGCGAGGTTAAGTCAGAGCTAAGCAGCGTTAAATCCGAGCTGGGCGAGGTTAAGTCTGATCTAGGCACTGTTAAGTCCGAGCTGGGCGAGGTTAAGTCTGATCTGAGCAGCGTTAAATCCGAGCTGGGCGAGGTTAAGTCTGATCTAAGTACCATGAAAGCTGATATTGAGAGTATTAAGGAAGATACGAAGCTTATTCCGCTTATTCAGCAGGCGGTATTTGAAGTGAATACGGAAGTCATTACCACCCGTGATACACTTGAACGGATTGATAAAACATTAAGCGGGCATGATGCCACACTAGATATGCTGGCCCGGCGCTCTATCGATCAGGAAGCCGCCCTTAAGCGGATTAAATAA
- a CDS encoding ABC transporter substrate-binding protein, whose product MERKQWKHLMMLFMLIAAVSMVAVGCGSNNAGNANNASAGNAGNTEGTASAGEAAADTSAEPVTVSLGLLPSIDAIPFIIAHEQGFDKEHNVNLDIQTFKSAKDRDVAFQAGKVDGLSADLVAISIYNEAGLDVKITSTTTGEFDLLTGNDEVKEVKDLKGKTVILSKNTSTQYTVAMMLKQAGLTEDDITVTEVPQIPTRLELLKNNKADAAVLPEPFVTMGKTAGLRVLSSTHSAGINPFVLAFPQSAIDAKGQAIRDMYAAYDEAVAYMKSHDQSEYIDLIIKEVGYPDTLKDEITVPEYLPAYQVDTKEVEAAFAWAREKGLLTKNISAEDVISDVQFKK is encoded by the coding sequence ATGGAAAGAAAACAATGGAAACACCTTATGATGTTATTTATGCTGATCGCTGCGGTCAGTATGGTGGCAGTCGGCTGCGGGTCTAATAATGCAGGCAATGCCAATAATGCAAGTGCAGGAAATGCCGGAAATACAGAAGGTACAGCCAGTGCCGGAGAAGCTGCGGCAGACACCTCTGCTGAGCCGGTAACCGTATCGCTGGGGCTGCTGCCTTCGATTGATGCCATTCCTTTTATTATTGCCCATGAGCAAGGATTCGATAAGGAGCATAATGTAAATCTGGATATTCAGACCTTCAAGAGTGCGAAGGACCGCGATGTAGCCTTCCAGGCTGGTAAGGTAGACGGGCTTAGTGCTGACCTGGTAGCAATCTCGATCTACAATGAGGCAGGCCTTGATGTGAAGATTACCAGCACAACGACAGGTGAATTTGATCTGCTGACCGGAAATGATGAAGTGAAAGAGGTTAAGGATCTGAAGGGCAAGACAGTGATTCTGTCCAAAAATACCTCGACCCAATATACAGTGGCAATGATGCTGAAGCAGGCCGGCCTGACGGAAGACGATATTACGGTAACAGAAGTGCCGCAGATTCCTACCCGCCTCGAGCTGCTGAAGAATAACAAAGCAGATGCGGCGGTTCTGCCGGAGCCGTTCGTGACGATGGGCAAAACTGCGGGTCTGCGCGTCCTCAGCTCCACCCACAGTGCCGGAATTAATCCGTTCGTGCTGGCTTTCCCGCAAAGCGCCATTGATGCCAAGGGACAAGCCATCCGTGACATGTACGCGGCTTATGATGAAGCTGTTGCTTATATGAAATCCCATGACCAGTCGGAATACATCGACCTGATTATTAAGGAAGTGGGCTACCCGGACACGCTGAAGGACGAAATCACTGTACCTGAATACCTGCCTGCCTACCAGGTCGATACCAAGGAAGTGGAAGCTGCGTTCGCCTGGGCGCGTGAAAAAGGACTGCTGACCAAAAATATATCGGCTGAAGATGTGATCTCCGATGTCCAGTTTAAAAAATAG
- a CDS encoding ATP-binding cassette domain-containing protein: MSSLKNSGLRIHELQVEYKNGQLALGGINLTLPEHGIHTVIGPSGSGKSTMLRAIAGLLPAYEGELLFNGRPVHEKDTLIGLVPQNYGLLPWKTVRDNIRIAMRIARSGRGQPSRQEQDAQIMHWLTSMGIAELAGRFPLSLSGGQQQRVAIARAFAIQPTILLLDEPFSALDAITREGLQQIFIDNWQTHPATTLFVTHDVEEAILLGQKIIVMPSGPQDHPEILDNSAVFAMKHGDKRESNEYFAQSKTIRKVMMEKW; this comes from the coding sequence ATGTCCAGTTTAAAAAATAGCGGACTCCGCATACACGAACTGCAAGTCGAATACAAAAACGGCCAGCTGGCTCTGGGCGGGATCAATCTGACCTTGCCGGAGCACGGCATCCATACGGTCATCGGTCCTTCGGGCAGCGGCAAGTCGACCATGCTGCGGGCGATTGCCGGGCTGCTGCCTGCCTATGAGGGGGAGCTGCTCTTCAACGGCAGGCCGGTTCATGAGAAGGATACGCTAATCGGTCTGGTGCCGCAGAATTACGGGCTGCTGCCCTGGAAGACGGTCCGCGACAATATCCGCATTGCGATGAGGATTGCCCGTTCCGGAAGGGGGCAGCCCAGCAGGCAGGAGCAGGATGCGCAGATTATGCACTGGCTCACATCCATGGGAATTGCAGAGCTGGCCGGCCGGTTCCCGCTGTCGCTGAGCGGCGGACAGCAGCAGCGGGTGGCAATTGCCCGCGCTTTCGCTATTCAGCCGACCATTCTGCTGCTGGATGAGCCGTTCTCGGCTCTGGACGCGATTACGCGGGAGGGGCTGCAGCAGATTTTTATCGACAATTGGCAGACTCATCCCGCAACGACACTGTTTGTTACCCACGATGTGGAAGAGGCAATTCTCCTGGGGCAGAAGATTATTGTCATGCCGTCAGGACCGCAGGATCACCCTGAGATTCTCGATAATTCCGCTGTCTTTGCTATGAAGCATGGTGACAAACGGGAGAGCAATGAGTACTTTGCGCAGAGTAAGACAATCAGAAAGGTAATGATGGAGAAATGGTGA
- a CDS encoding ABC transporter permease translates to MVKKRHLPHLLRLLLVFAGMNLIWYIAYLLMNHAILPSPGAVYEAMFQLGVRDVALNVGYSLLRIFEGVLLALLLGLMVGLLMGRSPLWNRLLDPVVYLTYPIPKIALLPVVMLFFGLGETSKVLMIMLILLFQVIISVRDGVKAIPESTYDVLTSIGASSMQKFWNVTLPGALSVILSTIRISLGTAISVLFFTEIYGTEHGMGFFIMDAWLRLDYPEMYAGIMLFSLVGFILFLLVDLLDYRFMKWRN, encoded by the coding sequence ATGGTGAAAAAACGGCATCTCCCTCATCTGCTGCGGCTGCTGTTAGTTTTTGCGGGGATGAATCTCATCTGGTATATTGCTTACCTGCTGATGAATCATGCCATTCTGCCGAGCCCCGGGGCGGTATATGAAGCCATGTTCCAGCTGGGAGTGCGCGATGTGGCGCTGAATGTCGGCTACAGCCTGCTCCGGATCTTCGAAGGAGTGCTGCTTGCACTGCTGCTCGGGCTGATGGTCGGTCTGTTAATGGGCCGCTCCCCGCTCTGGAACAGATTGCTCGACCCGGTGGTCTACCTGACGTATCCGATTCCCAAGATTGCACTCCTGCCGGTAGTGATGCTGTTCTTCGGTCTGGGGGAGACTTCGAAGGTACTGATGATCATGCTGATTCTGCTGTTCCAGGTTATTATTTCTGTACGTGACGGTGTGAAGGCAATCCCGGAGAGCACCTATGATGTTCTGACAAGTATCGGCGCCAGCTCCATGCAGAAATTCTGGAATGTCACGCTGCCCGGCGCACTGTCGGTCATTCTTAGTACAATCCGAATCTCGCTCGGAACAGCGATTTCTGTACTGTTCTTTACCGAGATTTACGGGACGGAGCACGGCATGGGCTTTTTCATTATGGATGCCTGGCTGCGGCTGGATTACCCGGAGATGTATGCCGGAATCATGCTGTTCAGTCTGGTCGGCTTCATCCTCTTCCTGCTGGTCGATCTGCTGGATTACCGGTTCATGAAGTGGCGGAATTAA